The Spirosoma radiotolerans genome has a window encoding:
- a CDS encoding GDSL-type esterase/lipase family protein — translation MKKRLWLFKGIALLLPLFALILVEGLLRLVGYGHDVRLFVEDPKQKEFWVMNQYASEKYFTETDNATIGNFEPFRKRKADGTLRIFVLGESTTIGYPYMHNGSFHRWLQYRLLQTFPEKEFEIINLSLTAVNSYTVFGFAQELAEYQPDAVLVYTGHNEYYGALGVGSTSSLARSPHLVRFVLRLREFRLMQLINHLLTGVRKAVMGKQVDLRENLMKRMAADQQIPYGSATYQQGIDQFQTNLTDLCQLLTSQKIPVFISNLVSNEKDLKPFISSPGSDAATSAQQQYQLARQAYAQGNFRQARHAFVQAKELDLLRFRAPEAMNKVIRDVAARYPGVTVVDTRARFNQYSPQRILGKETLLEHVHPNLLGYSLLSDAFYEALKKQQLITPNPKDELSFDQLRQRMPITAVDSLKGAYEIMILKEGWPFNELMPAEEKRNKTIEEQLAGGLVVKQIAWRDAMNQLAAYYAKANNPAKTVQVTEALLLEYPYEPSLYDQASKQWLAQTKNEQAVVYLKKAFQLENTFERAQQLFITLLKLDQPEAAMPYLQFAATHNPSTFSLIELQAFVDQLIAIKKQYAADSTNVNLSNQLAAGYLKFANASAAAKYVARSLELDKNNALARQLNKQILSIKQ, via the coding sequence ATGAAAAAGCGGTTATGGCTGTTTAAAGGAATTGCGCTGCTGTTGCCGCTGTTTGCACTGATTCTGGTGGAGGGTTTGCTTCGGCTAGTTGGCTACGGTCATGATGTACGTCTTTTTGTGGAAGATCCTAAGCAGAAAGAATTCTGGGTCATGAATCAGTATGCGTCGGAGAAGTACTTCACGGAAACGGACAATGCCACTATCGGGAACTTTGAACCCTTTCGAAAACGCAAAGCTGACGGTACGTTGCGGATTTTTGTGCTGGGCGAATCAACAACCATTGGCTATCCGTACATGCACAATGGTTCCTTCCATCGCTGGCTTCAATACCGGTTGCTGCAAACCTTTCCGGAAAAAGAATTCGAGATTATCAACCTGTCTCTCACCGCCGTAAACTCATATACCGTATTTGGTTTCGCGCAGGAACTGGCCGAGTATCAACCTGACGCTGTGCTGGTTTACACAGGTCATAACGAATATTATGGTGCCCTTGGCGTTGGGTCAACGAGTTCTCTTGCCCGAAGTCCACATCTGGTTCGATTTGTGCTAAGACTCCGTGAGTTCCGACTGATGCAATTGATCAATCACCTGCTGACAGGTGTTCGGAAGGCCGTTATGGGGAAGCAGGTTGATCTGCGGGAGAACCTGATGAAACGTATGGCGGCTGATCAACAGATTCCCTACGGTTCCGCCACGTATCAACAGGGGATCGACCAGTTTCAAACCAATCTAACGGATCTTTGTCAATTATTGACGAGCCAGAAAATTCCGGTTTTTATCAGTAATCTGGTCAGTAATGAAAAAGATCTGAAGCCGTTTATCAGCTCGCCGGGTAGTGATGCCGCGACGTCGGCTCAACAGCAATACCAGCTAGCCAGACAAGCTTACGCACAGGGCAATTTCAGGCAAGCCAGGCATGCGTTTGTGCAAGCAAAAGAGCTGGATTTGCTACGTTTCCGGGCACCTGAGGCCATGAACAAAGTTATTCGGGATGTAGCCGCACGGTATCCCGGCGTAACGGTGGTGGATACCAGAGCCCGATTCAATCAGTACTCGCCCCAGCGTATTTTAGGGAAAGAAACGTTACTGGAACACGTTCACCCTAACTTACTAGGCTACTCATTGCTTTCTGATGCGTTTTACGAGGCTTTGAAAAAACAGCAGCTTATTACTCCTAACCCTAAAGATGAACTCTCATTCGATCAATTGCGGCAGCGAATGCCCATTACGGCGGTCGATTCGTTGAAAGGTGCTTATGAAATAATGATCCTCAAAGAAGGCTGGCCGTTTAATGAACTAATGCCTGCGGAAGAGAAACGGAATAAAACGATAGAAGAGCAATTAGCGGGTGGGCTTGTTGTTAAGCAAATCGCCTGGCGCGACGCTATGAATCAACTCGCAGCATATTATGCGAAAGCGAACAACCCGGCCAAAACTGTACAGGTTACCGAAGCACTGTTACTAGAGTACCCCTATGAGCCCAGTTTATATGATCAGGCCAGTAAGCAGTGGCTGGCTCAAACTAAAAATGAGCAGGCGGTTGTCTATCTGAAAAAGGCTTTTCAGCTGGAAAATACGTTCGAAAGAGCTCAGCAACTCTTTATCACGCTGCTTAAACTGGATCAGCCTGAGGCCGCGATGCCGTATCTTCAGTTTGCCGCAACGCACAATCCCTCGACGTTTAGTTTGATCGAGTTGCAAGCCTTTGTTGACCAGCTGATTGCCATAAAAAAACAGTATGCTGCCGATTCAACAAATGTCAATTTGAGCAATCAGCTAGCCGCTGGTTATCTAAAATTTGCCAATGCCAGCGCTGCTGCTAAATACGTAGCCAGGAGCTTGGAATTAGATAAGAACAACGCTCTTGCTCGGCAATTAAACAAGCAGATTCTGTCGATCAAACAATGA
- a CDS encoding DUF5989 family protein — translation MEFIKEFWLFIRTRKRYWLWPMFILLLLLSILSVLMAGSALAPFIYSIF, via the coding sequence ATGGAATTTATTAAGGAATTCTGGCTGTTCATCAGAACCCGTAAACGCTACTGGTTATGGCCTATGTTTATTCTATTGCTCTTATTGAGTATTCTGTCGGTACTAATGGCTGGATCTGCGCTTGCTCCTTTTATTTATTCGATTTTTTGA
- a CDS encoding site-specific integrase — translation MPTTPNPLPTERLPQIKVMLYTSKTLADGSHPLRLRITKDGGRKYISIGENCPRAQWDVEKELPRRSHPEQKRLLALIKKWETTYAEAAKRLQDIGHPFTIDMIIDAVTEASKKPRKERGGVMLLSHLQNIVDQLQEARQVGNSNVYRDTRRVLAKFLHDKDCPLSNVNVPFLNRFETHLRSEGCTDTTMSVYFRTLRAAINRAISEKLLPADLYPFSRHTSQRDKFSLAKFDLSTRKRSITKDDIRSIETVEVTTARLLLAQHLFLFSYYGGGINYVDMAQLRWRNVQGGRLQYVRQKTGGLFNLKLSTQLATILDYYRPLTFAGPESYVFGILNLEKHQTSSQIANRLHKIKGQVNQDLKDIGKLAGVETPLTTYVARHSFATVLKRSGVSTAIISEAMGHQTETITQTYLASFESDLIDAAFDNL, via the coding sequence TTGCCAACAACTCCTAATCCTCTGCCTACTGAGCGGTTGCCCCAGATTAAAGTAATGCTCTATACCAGCAAGACGCTGGCTGATGGCTCACACCCTTTGCGCTTGCGGATCACAAAGGATGGTGGGCGCAAATATATCTCCATTGGTGAGAATTGTCCACGGGCTCAATGGGATGTCGAGAAAGAATTACCTCGTCGGAGTCACCCTGAGCAGAAGCGGTTGTTGGCACTGATCAAGAAATGGGAAACGACCTACGCAGAAGCAGCCAAAAGACTACAGGACATTGGCCATCCATTCACCATTGATATGATTATCGATGCGGTAACGGAAGCCAGTAAGAAACCCCGAAAGGAGCGTGGTGGAGTTATGTTGCTGAGTCATCTGCAAAACATTGTCGACCAGCTACAGGAAGCCAGGCAGGTGGGTAATTCAAATGTGTACAGAGACACGCGCCGGGTGCTGGCTAAGTTTCTGCATGATAAAGACTGTCCACTGTCGAATGTCAACGTACCGTTTCTCAATCGCTTCGAAACGCACCTGCGTAGTGAAGGCTGTACGGACACGACCATGAGCGTTTACTTTCGAACGCTTCGAGCGGCCATCAATAGGGCTATCAGTGAAAAGCTGCTACCGGCCGATTTGTATCCATTCAGCCGACATACCTCTCAGCGGGATAAATTCAGCCTGGCCAAGTTTGATTTGTCCACTCGTAAACGGTCTATCACGAAAGATGATATCCGCAGCATTGAAACAGTTGAGGTGACTACAGCAAGATTGTTGCTGGCTCAGCATCTGTTTCTGTTTTCGTATTATGGTGGTGGCATCAACTACGTGGATATGGCTCAACTCCGCTGGCGTAATGTGCAGGGTGGCCGGTTGCAATATGTTCGTCAGAAAACGGGTGGCTTGTTCAATCTAAAATTGTCGACTCAACTAGCCACAATCCTGGATTACTACCGGCCACTGACATTTGCCGGTCCTGAATCCTATGTGTTTGGCATCCTCAACCTTGAGAAGCATCAAACTTCCTCACAGATCGCCAACCGGCTTCACAAGATCAAAGGTCAGGTGAACCAAGACTTAAAGGACATTGGTAAGCTGGCAGGCGTCGAAACACCACTGACTACCTATGTCGCACGGCATAGCTTTGCTACGGTACTGAAGCGTTCTGGCGTTTCGACAGCCATTATTTCTGAAGCGATGGGACATCAGACTGAAACTATCACTCAGACCTACCTGGCTTCATTTGAGAGTGATTTGATTGATGCGGCTTTTGACAATCTGTAA
- a CDS encoding DNA-binding protein, whose translation MDNPFASIDRRLGVIESFLLDIRQHLREAPSTLSNDTLYGNFDWLVSVLPIPESTLRQKIAKDEIPGVKKVGKRLVFDKAIVIDWLSKNDRVPTSELDLLSEENFNIRHQRRGGRKAV comes from the coding sequence ATGGATAATCCTTTTGCTTCTATTGACCGACGCCTTGGCGTAATTGAGAGTTTCTTGCTTGACATTCGTCAGCATTTACGTGAAGCCCCATCCACTTTGTCTAATGACACTCTTTACGGCAATTTTGATTGGCTCGTATCAGTATTGCCAATCCCCGAATCTACTCTTCGCCAAAAGATTGCTAAAGATGAAATTCCAGGTGTCAAGAAGGTAGGTAAACGGCTGGTTTTTGACAAAGCTATCGTAATTGACTGGTTATCAAAAAATGATCGAGTTCCCACTTCAGAACTTGATCTACTCTCAGAAGAAAATTTTAACATAAGACACCAGCGTAGAGGAGGGCGTAAAGCGGTATGA
- a CDS encoding replicative DNA helicase yields METSSLTDSAAERALVAILLDSPKLMPDARERLGTGEVLTHEGYRILFNTLCMLYDEGKAIKLGSVLQRINANGTTARLIDMGISLMGLPAEAKTSEFADTCTHLRGLWVKRMAIESAGAILASVRSGDTISQIVDVLTKAMDSVSAGLAIGTDQSLTDIIRESVTSLESAMNKTGGLTGVNTGLGKLNRVLGGWQDSDIVMIAGRPGMGKSIAGVFHAIAAAREGVPVAFLSLEMPAKSLMNRIIANETGIAYSRIKRGTISRDEFAMIQKAVGRIEQLPIHFYDDHNADVNDLSYKLLHWKKRYSIGLVIIDYVQKLTDRTIKSSAEYDVLTSVSNKLQRLRKRLNCPIIELAQLSRAVESRQGSKRAGMSDLRSTGQFEQDATVIIMLYRDDYYKEKAARDAAEANGGQYEEPRFDQQLEYGIIKSRDGETGTAVLWVDVATNRIADEAPPVEKPMPTTARPSLNSFDHQSSASPAF; encoded by the coding sequence ATGGAAACATCTTCTTTAACTGACTCAGCCGCTGAACGAGCGTTAGTAGCCATCCTGCTGGATTCACCAAAGCTCATGCCTGATGCTCGGGAGCGGCTCGGTACGGGTGAGGTGCTGACCCATGAGGGGTACCGAATCCTGTTTAATACTCTATGTATGCTCTATGATGAGGGGAAGGCCATTAAACTTGGTTCCGTTCTGCAACGTATAAACGCCAACGGTACTACAGCCAGACTGATCGATATGGGCATCAGTTTGATGGGCCTACCGGCTGAGGCCAAGACCTCCGAGTTTGCCGATACCTGCACACACCTGAGGGGGCTATGGGTCAAGCGGATGGCCATTGAGTCAGCCGGAGCCATTCTGGCTAGTGTCCGATCCGGTGATACAATCAGTCAGATTGTCGATGTACTCACTAAAGCTATGGATTCAGTATCGGCTGGTTTAGCCATTGGCACTGATCAAAGCCTAACCGACATCATTCGGGAGTCCGTGACTTCTCTTGAATCAGCCATGAATAAAACAGGTGGGCTCACGGGCGTCAATACGGGCCTGGGTAAACTTAACCGGGTACTTGGTGGCTGGCAGGATTCGGATATCGTGATGATCGCAGGTCGGCCAGGAATGGGCAAAAGTATAGCAGGCGTTTTCCATGCCATTGCTGCGGCCAGAGAAGGAGTACCAGTGGCCTTCCTGTCACTGGAAATGCCCGCCAAATCACTGATGAACCGCATCATTGCCAACGAAACCGGCATTGCCTATTCCCGAATCAAGCGGGGTACTATCAGCCGGGATGAGTTTGCGATGATTCAGAAAGCCGTTGGCCGGATCGAGCAGCTACCTATTCATTTCTATGATGATCACAACGCCGATGTGAATGATTTGTCTTACAAACTGCTCCACTGGAAAAAACGCTATAGCATTGGCCTGGTCATTATCGATTATGTCCAGAAATTGACTGACCGCACCATCAAATCATCGGCTGAGTATGATGTCCTCACCAGCGTATCCAATAAGCTCCAGCGGTTACGAAAGCGCCTAAACTGTCCCATCATCGAACTCGCTCAGCTGAGCCGGGCCGTTGAGAGCCGACAAGGCAGTAAACGGGCAGGCATGTCGGACCTGCGCTCAACGGGTCAGTTCGAGCAGGACGCTACAGTGATCATTATGCTCTACCGAGATGATTACTACAAAGAGAAGGCCGCTCGTGATGCTGCGGAGGCCAATGGCGGGCAATACGAAGAGCCCCGTTTTGATCAGCAGCTTGAGTACGGGATCATCAAGAGTAGGGATGGCGAGACAGGTACAGCTGTGTTGTGGGTCGATGTAGCTACGAACCGCATTGCGGATGAGGCCCCACCTGTTGAAAAGCCAATGCCGACTACGGCAAGGCCTTCACTGAATTCATTTGATCATCAATCCTCAGCCAGTCCCGCTTTCTGA
- a CDS encoding terminase large subunit has product MTLEDVDIADIDAALERKGRMIDLQLARLNYIDFVEYVNPKYETQPFHQVMAGHLQLFAEGKIKKLMITCPPQHGKSELSTRNFPAYLFGLRPDLKIAVLSYAADKATKFSREIQQRIDSDEYSEVFPFVRLATARDEGLTKTQKEFDIVGTGGSLKAVGRRGALTGDPVDIAILDDLIKDQVEAQSPTIREQAWGWLETVVDTRFHNDSQILYVTTRWHQDDPAGRFLDQDGYYSEDNPDGWVLLNFPALKTPDVNDYDDRAVGEALWPQKHSKAKMLKKQRDSELTFNALYQGDPKPSSKLTIFYDWAQIDEYPDHLDEEFIGLDFGFSNDPTAATRIGITGRNIYLDELFYETDMTNQDIIDQLHLTGLPATIDTICDKAEPKSIEEIRRGYYKPGNVFMKGFNARGCEKGPGSINAGILKLKEYNVFYTKRSRNIKAERDNYTWITQGGKATNTPIGQWNHALDGIRSAVFTRKGKPQGGNTTAKRVQAKKGRTY; this is encoded by the coding sequence ATGACACTTGAAGATGTGGACATTGCTGACATTGATGCAGCTCTTGAGCGTAAGGGGCGAATGATTGACCTGCAATTGGCACGGCTCAATTATATCGACTTCGTGGAGTACGTCAACCCCAAGTATGAAACCCAACCGTTTCATCAGGTGATGGCTGGCCACCTCCAACTCTTTGCCGAGGGTAAGATCAAAAAACTGATGATCACCTGCCCACCGCAGCACGGTAAGAGTGAGCTGTCTACGCGCAACTTTCCGGCCTATCTGTTCGGCCTTCGTCCTGATTTAAAGATTGCGGTGCTCTCCTACGCAGCCGACAAGGCCACCAAGTTCTCGCGTGAAATCCAACAACGCATCGACTCGGATGAGTACAGTGAGGTATTCCCGTTCGTTCGGCTGGCCACGGCCCGTGATGAAGGACTGACCAAGACGCAAAAGGAATTTGATATTGTCGGCACGGGTGGCTCATTGAAAGCGGTGGGCCGACGTGGTGCCCTGACTGGTGACCCGGTTGATATTGCCATCCTCGATGACTTAATCAAGGATCAGGTAGAGGCTCAGTCACCAACCATCAGAGAACAAGCGTGGGGCTGGCTCGAAACAGTGGTAGACACTCGATTCCACAACGATAGCCAAATCCTGTACGTGACAACACGTTGGCATCAGGATGACCCGGCTGGCCGCTTTCTTGATCAAGATGGCTACTACTCAGAAGACAATCCCGATGGGTGGGTACTCTTGAACTTTCCGGCCCTGAAGACACCCGATGTCAATGACTACGATGACCGGGCCGTGGGTGAGGCACTGTGGCCGCAGAAGCACTCTAAAGCCAAGATGCTCAAGAAGCAGCGGGACAGTGAGTTGACCTTCAACGCACTGTATCAGGGTGACCCCAAACCATCAAGTAAGCTCACCATCTTTTATGATTGGGCGCAAATCGATGAGTACCCTGACCACCTGGATGAGGAGTTCATTGGCCTTGACTTTGGATTCAGCAATGACCCGACCGCAGCCACCCGCATCGGCATCACAGGCCGGAATATTTATTTGGATGAGCTGTTTTATGAGACTGACATGACCAATCAGGACATCATTGATCAGCTTCATTTGACTGGCTTACCGGCCACCATCGACACAATATGCGACAAAGCCGAACCAAAGAGCATTGAGGAGATACGGAGAGGCTACTATAAGCCGGGCAATGTGTTCATGAAAGGGTTCAATGCACGTGGCTGTGAGAAAGGGCCGGGTTCAATCAATGCGGGCATATTGAAGCTCAAGGAGTACAACGTGTTTTATACCAAGCGGAGCCGCAACATCAAGGCCGAGCGGGATAATTACACTTGGATCACGCAGGGAGGTAAGGCTACTAACACACCGATTGGCCAGTGGAACCATGCTCTTGATGGCATACGGTCGGCGGTGTTCACCAGAAAGGGTAAACCGCAGGGTGGCAATACCACCGCCAAACGGGTACAAGCTAAAAAAGGGAGAACCTATTAA
- a CDS encoding helix-turn-helix domain-containing protein has product MADIKQKVGQQVRDARKVKGLTLKEIGEKVGVAESTFSLYESGKQNLTIETLQKIADALSIDIATFFK; this is encoded by the coding sequence ATGGCTGATATAAAGCAAAAGGTTGGTCAACAGGTTCGTGACGCTCGGAAAGTGAAGGGATTAACGTTAAAAGAAATTGGAGAGAAAGTGGGTGTGGCCGAATCAACCTTTAGTCTGTATGAAAGCGGTAAACAAAACCTCACAATTGAGACATTACAGAAAATAGCGGATGCGTTGAGCATTGATATAGCCACATTCTTTAAATAG
- a CDS encoding DUF4113 domain-containing protein produces MNRKFGQDKLRLASQHCDHEWPMHYQER; encoded by the coding sequence CTGAACCGTAAGTTCGGGCAGGACAAATTACGGCTGGCCTCGCAACACTGTGATCATGAATGGCCTATGCATTATCAGGAAAGATAG
- a CDS encoding type I restriction endonuclease, translating into MDFKDQIKQLAERVSRLKDSIQTEEATKNALIMPFINALGYDVFNPFEVVPEFISDIGTKKGEKVDYAIMREVSDGLPEPCLLIECKHWKQALTLHDNQLLRYFHVTKARFGILTNGIIYRFYTDLEEPNKMDSKPFLEIDMLDLRENQVEELKKFSKPYFDVDLILNTASELKYTGVLRTLLLEEFASPSETFVRHLVKGKLQQDKPFTAKSLEYFTPLVKKAIQLTISEQITDRLKTALVAEELSLPIPTPASEPTSSQSEEKAGPTVVTTAEELEGFYIVRAILRPQVAAERIVHRDAQSYFAVLLDDNNRKPICRLNFNGQKKFITLFDEAKKETKHELGSLDDIFSHGEALAKTLSSYLS; encoded by the coding sequence ATGGATTTCAAAGACCAAATTAAACAGTTAGCTGAGCGAGTATCCCGCTTAAAGGATTCTATTCAAACCGAGGAGGCCACTAAGAATGCCCTAATAATGCCCTTCATCAATGCACTGGGTTATGATGTATTCAACCCCTTTGAGGTGGTACCCGAGTTTATTTCTGACATTGGCACCAAGAAGGGCGAAAAAGTGGATTACGCTATCATGCGCGAAGTAAGCGATGGGCTTCCTGAGCCTTGTTTGCTTATTGAGTGTAAGCATTGGAAACAGGCTCTGACGCTACATGATAACCAGTTGCTTCGCTATTTCCATGTTACAAAGGCTCGGTTCGGTATCTTGACCAACGGTATCATTTACCGCTTTTACACGGACTTGGAAGAGCCCAACAAAATGGACTCAAAGCCTTTCCTTGAGATCGATATGCTCGACTTACGGGAAAACCAGGTCGAAGAACTAAAGAAGTTTAGCAAGCCCTACTTTGATGTTGACCTCATTTTAAATACCGCCAGTGAGCTAAAGTATACAGGTGTACTTAGAACACTGCTGCTAGAGGAATTTGCCAGCCCCTCAGAAACGTTTGTTAGGCATCTAGTTAAGGGAAAGTTGCAACAGGATAAGCCATTCACCGCTAAATCCCTGGAGTATTTCACGCCATTAGTTAAAAAAGCAATTCAACTAACTATTTCAGAGCAAATAACGGATAGGCTTAAAACGGCCCTAGTTGCTGAGGAATTGTCGCTGCCAATTCCAACACCTGCCAGTGAGCCGACTTCTAGTCAGTCAGAAGAGAAGGCAGGGCCAACAGTTGTGACAACAGCCGAGGAATTGGAAGGCTTTTATATAGTTCGGGCTATTCTTAGACCTCAGGTTGCAGCCGAACGTATAGTACACCGTGATGCTCAATCATACTTTGCTGTCTTACTCGACGATAACAATCGCAAGCCGATATGTCGGCTTAACTTCAACGGCCAAAAGAAATTTATCACTTTGTTTGACGAGGCCAAAAAGGAGACTAAGCACGAACTTGGCTCCCTAGATGATATCTTCAGCCACGGTGAGGCATTGGCTAAAACTCTCTCCTCCTATCTTTCCTGA
- a CDS encoding response regulator — protein MDTIKPWVALLDADEDDYIFWQHGFLSWAQHLELYWFNSISAYLSATSLGKDTPVALVMDGVIPDGEEMKWLSTLLLHPSCQRACLIMLSAEVDDQQREASVRLGAAAHLQKPSSLDELKATILQVSAHVTAGSNN, from the coding sequence ATGGATACGATAAAGCCTTGGGTTGCCCTGCTGGATGCCGATGAAGATGACTACATATTCTGGCAACATGGCTTTCTCTCATGGGCCCAGCACCTGGAACTTTACTGGTTTAACTCCATTAGTGCGTATCTCTCAGCAACCTCCCTGGGCAAGGATACGCCGGTGGCTTTAGTGATGGATGGCGTGATACCCGATGGAGAGGAAATGAAATGGCTGAGTACCTTACTGCTCCATCCCAGTTGTCAACGGGCCTGTCTGATTATGTTGTCGGCCGAGGTAGATGACCAACAGCGGGAAGCCTCCGTGCGGCTAGGAGCGGCAGCCCATTTGCAGAAGCCATCGAGTTTGGATGAGCTAAAGGCAACGATCTTGCAAGTAAGTGCACATGTAACCGCTGGGAGCAATAACTAG
- a CDS encoding response regulator, producing MTKNSYTCVFVADDDEDDRYLLNSAFAKNSPQCQLAFAHDGLALLEALEQSGSTPELIILDLNMPRLNGFEALKQLREHPLYQCTPIVILTTSDEEQDRQRAQVLGASEFITKPMNGTLLSQLVIRLREEWLVGRCC from the coding sequence ATGACCAAAAACTCCTACACCTGCGTCTTTGTGGCCGATGATGATGAGGATGACCGCTACTTGCTGAATAGTGCTTTCGCTAAGAATAGCCCCCAATGCCAGCTCGCCTTTGCTCACGATGGGCTGGCCTTATTAGAAGCCCTGGAACAAAGCGGATCGACACCTGAATTGATTATTCTGGATTTAAATATGCCCCGGCTTAACGGATTTGAGGCACTGAAACAACTTCGGGAACACCCACTTTACCAGTGTACGCCTATTGTTATTCTAACCACATCTGATGAGGAGCAGGATCGACAACGAGCACAGGTACTTGGTGCCAGCGAGTTTATTACTAAGCCGATGAATGGAACATTATTGAGTCAATTAGTCATCAGGCTGCGGGAGGAGTGGCTGGTGGGCCGATGCTGTTAG
- a CDS encoding LytTR family DNA-binding domain-containing protein, with translation MSIIKLVGHKAPIPVIQILYVLGDGNYSNVYLTGGKRVLATMTLKDVEVQSTTLLRINKGTLVNQHFIAALGPTRSARHRISLVCMTDGTELSVSRRRWKVLLETKSDDQVILKTARPQ, from the coding sequence ATGAGTATTATCAAACTTGTTGGTCATAAAGCACCTATCCCCGTCATCCAGATCCTATACGTGCTGGGTGACGGAAACTACTCCAATGTCTACCTGACTGGCGGCAAACGAGTCTTAGCTACCATGACGCTGAAAGATGTCGAGGTTCAATCAACAACGCTGCTGCGCATCAATAAAGGTACGCTGGTCAATCAACACTTTATTGCAGCCCTTGGTCCGACCAGATCGGCTAGACATCGCATCAGCCTAGTCTGCATGACCGATGGGACCGAACTGTCCGTTTCCCGTCGACGCTGGAAAGTATTACTGGAGACGAAATCAGATGATCAGGTCATACTTAAAACAGCCAGACCCCAATAA
- a CDS encoding S24 family peptidase: MIDWIDYIPPENIFLTDPTRRKELPFFDAAVQAGFPNPADNYIRQRLNLQDLCVLHPDNTYFVKATGESMLGDYIFPGSILVVDSTRPIETGMVIVIWVNEGWCVKRYIDKSPMIMLESSNENYAPMYLHPDRDKVAVLGEVTYIISKPPRYARYR; encoded by the coding sequence ATGATTGACTGGATTGACTACATACCTCCTGAAAATATATTCCTGACCGACCCGACAAGGCGCAAAGAACTACCTTTCTTCGATGCAGCCGTGCAGGCAGGCTTCCCCAATCCGGCCGACAATTACATACGCCAGCGGCTGAACTTACAGGACCTCTGTGTGCTGCACCCTGACAATACGTATTTCGTTAAAGCTACCGGAGAGAGTATGCTGGGTGATTACATTTTTCCAGGCTCCATTCTGGTGGTTGACTCGACCAGGCCAATTGAAACGGGCATGGTCATTGTTATCTGGGTCAACGAGGGCTGGTGCGTCAAACGCTACATTGATAAAAGCCCGATGATTATGTTGGAATCAAGTAATGAGAACTATGCCCCTATGTATCTGCACCCGGATCGGGACAAAGTTGCTGTGCTTGGCGAAGTCACTTACATCATCTCAAAACCACCCCGGTATGCCCGCTATCGCTAA